AATCGTGACATCCAGCTCCGTGATACTTACCTTTAGACCCAACGAAGCATAATCCGAAATCGCCTTATCAATGTCGTCGTACGGTACGCGTCCGGTAGTCCAATGACCTTGAATTCCAACCGCCTGAATCGGTGCTCCATCTTCAAGCAAACGTTTCAGCAGCACCATCGAACTGGCATGCTTCGGACCCGATTCGATGTTGTAGTCGTTGTAATATAAAAGTGCGTCGGGGTCAGCCTCATGCGCAAACTTAAACGCCAGCGTTAGATACTCTGGCCCAAGCGTCTTCATCCATTGGGAACTTCGCAAATTTTCGGTTTGCCCGGTTTCCGAGTTTCCACCGTCGTTGATCGCCTCATTGACGACATCCCAACTGCGGATTTTACCTTTGTAACGACCGACGAGCGTGTTGATATGCTCCTTCAGCCGCTGTGTCACGACGTCCCGATCGCCATCGCGAAAGAACCAGTCACTTGTCTGCGCGTGCCACACGAGCGTATGTCCATGAACGCTCATATAGTTGTCCTTTGCCCACGCAACAAGAGCATCGGGGAGCTCGAATCGCCAAGTGTTTTCGGCTGGATGAACTCGTTCTGGCTTCATGCAGTTCTCGGGCGTGACGGCATTGAAATGCTCAGTTGCGATCTTGAGTTCGTCGTTCGAGTAGCGAGCGGGAAAATCACCTGCGGTCCCAATTCGAAACGAATCCTTGAATGCATCTTTGATAATCGTGTCAATATGCACGTTGGAAACGCGCTCCATCGACTGCGGCGTCCTCGGTTCGGGCTTGGGAAGATCCCGAGTCGCGGCGGTTGCCTGACTGATGTCGCCAACTTTGCGAACGAACAAAAGAGGTGCGAATTCTCGCAGACTCCGACGCCAGCTTTGCCATTCGTGAGCCGTATCAGGAGATAGGTAATAGTGACTATTGATTCCCTCGTCCTTGAGCGCCTTGGTGGTTGCCTCGGGGTCACCACCTCGTCGCGGCCGGTTTCCGCCGCCGACCTCTTTGCTGCCGTAACTGACGAATACAAGTTTGACTTTATCCTTGAAGCCTTCTGTGTTCTTTACGTCATCCGTTGAAATCGTCGCTCCACTGAATAGACCGATATGCGAAAACGTGTCGAGGTTTCGGAGTGTGATTGCTTTCGTTTCCATACTGCCCATCGAAAGACCGGCCATGGCGCGGTTGGGTTGATCGGTCAGAGTCCGGAAGTTGGTATCGACATAAGGAATAAGTTCTTTGACAAGAACGGTTTCAAAGTCACTGATATCGAAACCCCCCATGCCGCCAGGTCGAACATCGTTGGTCATACCATAAGTCATCACAATGATGAACGGTTTGACGTCCCCCTCGGCAATGAGATTGTCCATGATCAGTCCAGCATGCCCTTGGACGCTCCAGCCGTACTCGTTTTCTCCCCAACCATGCTGCAGATAGAGAACGGGGTAACGCTTGTCTTGGTCGTTGTCATATTCCGGCGGCGTGTATACGAACGCACGGCGATCTTGCTCGGTGCTCTCCGAGTAGAACAAGACCTCGCGAATTTGCCCGTGTTCAACTTTCTTAACGGCATAAAAATCTTCGTCGTTGGCAGGCACCTCGACTCCGCTTCCCCAGCGCATGGCACCAAAAAAGTACTTGCTGTTGGGATCTGGAATCTCGGCGCCGTCGATGTTGATTGTGTAGTAGTGAAAACCTTCATCCAACTTGCGCGTGTAGCCTGTCCAAACTCCTTTGTCATCCTTGACAAATTCGCTGCTATCGCGAAAACTGCAGGAAACGCTCTTGGCGTCGGGTGCTACGACGCGAAATCGAATGCGACCTTCGGAGTTAACTTGCGGAAAATCTTTGCCATCCTGGTTAGTGGTGGCAGGTTTCCAGTCGTCTACTGGAATAGCATCCTGCGCCAAACCCAGCGAGCTGAAGAGCAAGGCACTGCCTATGAGTGCTGATAAGCGTAACAACATTGTTTTTCCTTGGTCGTTGAAAAAGTGGTGAGCAGGTAGTGGATCTCGTTAACGATCCCAATGCATGAGTGGCTGTCCAGCTAATCGGCTCGTTTCGCGGTGAACTCTTCCGTAGCGAAGTCACCCACTTTTCGCGTGAGCTTCATCTCGTTGCCACTCAAATCACCTGAATAGCGAATCGTCAAATCGTTGCCTTGGTAATTCATAAGCTCGTCGAAGGACACTTTTTCATCGTCGACTTTCACGTTGGAAAGCGTACTGTTGTGGGTCGCACCGTTGAGCGTCATCACAGCCGATCCGCCCACTTTGCCATCCTCGGAATGGATGACAAATACGTATGCCTGATCTCCGATTTGCGTATTGACGGTGCCAGTCCACTTACCCACAACTGGATTTTTTTGCTTCGCATTGCCTGCTGGTTTGTCTTGGAACACGCTCTGTGCGAACCAGTACAAACTGCTGCTCCAATGCTGCGGATCATGACCATGTCCGTCGACGTGCCAAACGTGCTCGATACCGTTCTTCTTTAGAAACTGATGCACGTTTTGGCTGATGGCGATCAAACCATCTTTATTTCCACAGGAAATCCACAGTAACTTCAGTTTCGCCTTTGCGTCGTCGACGTTTGGAATCAGCTCTCCAGCGGGCTTCGTATTGGGAGCGGCCGAGAACGGACCGATCCATGCGAAGGTATCGAGATTGCCCAGCCCAAAATTGAATGACTGTCCACCGCCCATCGACAGCCCAGCGATCGCACGCTTTTCGGGCCTGGCGTCGACCGAGTACTTCGATTCAATCGCTGGAATGACGTCGTCGAGCAAGTCTCGTTCAAAAGCGGCGAAAGCCGGCGCACTCGCCATCACGTTACCCTCAGCCCGGTCGTTCTTCTGTGCGCGGCCGTTGGGCATGACAACGATCATGGGGACGGCTTTGCCTACCGCGATAAGATTGTCGAGGATCAGATTCGGCGATGAAAACCGTTGCCACTCCGTCTCGTCGCCGCCGATACCGTGTAGCAGATAGAGCACTGGGTATTTTTTGTCGGACGAGTAACCGGGCGGAGTATAGACCTGCATCTTGCGAGTCGTACCAACAGTCTTCGAGTCATACTCGATCGTCTCAAGTTTGCCGTGCGGAACGTCAATCTTCGATTTAAAACCTTCCGGTGGTGCGGCAAAAACAGCAACATCGTCGGGACCCAACTGGATCGGGCCACCGAATCCGCCGCCACCTCGACGACGAGGCGGTGCCTGCGCCGCCGCTGCAGGAGCCTTCTCTTGCATCGCAACCGTGTCCTCAGCCTTGTCACCATCCGCCGATTCAACGGTGACGGCAAACACAAGAGGGGTTGATCGATTATCGCCCTTTACAAAGTCAATGCCTTTGAGAGGCTTGCTCCCATCGATTGCGATCTTCAGATACCGAATCTGTTTGCCATTGGCATCGATCGCAAACTTGGATTCAGGAACATCTGTTTTCTCTTGATAGTTCGCCGTATGCTTGTCATTGATCAACTCGTGATCCACTGACGTACCGTCCTCGTACTGACATCTCACAATCAGACTTGACGTTTCGTCACGATTCATTGGAAATCCGAATGCTGTAACACCACCGAGCATGTGGATCGCAGCTACGTTTCCGGAGCAAGGAACGGACACGGAGCTTGGCAACGTGCTTGGGACTCGACCGCCCGAGTTCTGCAAGGCGACAATATTCGCGACTCGCCCGTCTTCGGGGTTCTGCAATTCGAACGGAATCCCTTCGACTTCGATGTTGCCGTATGAGTTCAACTCAAATTTGTCCCCACGGTTGCCACGAAAGCCGGGCAATCCCTTCGGACCGCTGATAGTCGCGGCGGCCGACAATGACAAAGGAGTGTAACGTCCACGATTGGCCAAGAAGGTCAGCAGGTCGGACATCTCTTGCTTTGTGATCTGAGATTCAAAGCCTTCTGGCATGAGCGACTTGGCTGCCGCATTCATTTGCTCGATGTCTTCACGCAGGACTTGCTGTTCTTTGCCTTGCGTGTCGATCAGTCGCAATGAATTCGCGGACTCGCCAGCCAACATTCCTGTTAGCACGGCACCATCAAGTGTGAGAATCTGATAGGTACGGAAGTTATTCTCCACACTTCGATTCGGATCAAGAACATTGACCAAAATCTCTTCTTTCGGATGAACCGCCATTCCGGTCAAGTTCGGGCCGATCGAAACTCCCAAATCGCCGTGTTTGTGGCAAAGTGCGCAATGTTTCGTATACATCGCCATCCCGTTTTGAAGATTGCCCTCCGTGTCCGCGACAGCGAGCCACTCATCGACCAGTGCCTGGCGATTGGAGGCCACGGTAGCACCCTTCATCTCCATCAAATCTCTCGCACGATTCGCAATCGAGCGAGTCGGATGATTCAGGAGAGCTTGTCGTTGATCAAGTTGGAGTTCAGTGAACGGGATCTTTCCATCGGCAATCGCTTGCATCAATTCTGTGGTTGTATCAGCCCGAGCAAGCAGCAACGTCAAGATGTCGCCGGCCATTTTCGGACCGAGCTTGCCACGAATTGCAATCAGCTCCTCCGCGAGGCCCGGAACGCGAGCGGACCCCAGTGACTCAATTACCATGGCGCCGGTCGCAGGTGCTAGCTGCGGATTGAGCATCGAATTGATCGCATCCAAAATGCGGCTACTATTCGGTGCAAGCTTGATCGCTTGATCCCAGGCCGTCAGACGCTCATCCGTTTTTGCATCGCTATCGAGTGCCGTTGCGAAGAGTTGATCCTGGATCGACGAAACTGCGTCATCGAGATTCTTGATCGACCACTTGTCAGCAACGGCCAAGAGTGCCGCTTTGCTTTCAACACTGGTGTCTGCACTAAGAAAGCGATCACGGAACTTTGCTTGATCTGCATCTGACAACGTGATCGTTAAATCCTTCGGCCAGCCTTTCGCTAGGCCTTCCCAAAGCGAAATCGTTAGCGGGGAAGCTGGATCGACATCCAATAGCGAACTGATCTTTTCTGCGGTGGGTTCCGAGCGTGCAATGTGTTCCGCCAAAACCGCAACTCGTGCTGCCAAATTTCGAGCATTCGAGTTGGAATTTGCATTGATCAATGCAACCAGAGTCTCGACAGGTGTTGTCGAAGCCGCTGATGTCCAGGCATCCATCAGAGTGTTATCGGAGGCGATCGAATTTGCACCGATTACGATCGCGGCCAGTGATTCACCGGAGACAGGATCTTTTTCATCAGCGATCCGCAACAATGCGGAAAGTTGCACGCGGGGATCGGTATCTTTCAACACGCCGCTCTCAACAGCGAGTTTGACTTGGTCAGCCGCACAATTGGCCACTGCGGCGCTTCGGACGGGGCTCGAGGGATGCGTGAACCCTTTTTCGCAGGCAGCTACCAAAGGCGAACTTGCATCTTCGCTTCCACCATCGGCTAACCCAGATAGCGTCCAAATCGCATGCATGGCAGCGGCGTTGAGTCCGATATCGTCGGTAGTTTGATTGTCCACCAAAGCAACTAAATCCTCGAGCGTCTTCTTGTCCGTCGCGTTTCGCTCAACGAGCAAACGCTGCGCGGTTCGCCGCCAAAAGAAATTGTCGCTCTTAAGGGCCTCGACCAAATCCGCGTCGGAAGCGTCGGCCAACTGCATCGAATGCGTGGGTGCAGAATCTTCTCGATACAGCATCCTGTAAATTCGGCCGAAGCGTTTGTCGCGCAAATCACTTTCATAGGCAGCCCCCTTACCGGTGCGGAAACCATTGGGCGTTGGGTTATGCTGGATGATGTAATTGTACCAGTCCAGTACCCAAACGTTTCCGTCAGGACCGACTTCCGACATAATCGGCGCGGCCCAATCATCGATACTGGCAACGACGTTAAACATATTGTTGCTACGGTACCCGGCACCGTCTTTCTCGAGGACAAAGCCGCCGACGATGTGACCCGTTGGCTCGCACACCATCTGCACCTTGTTCCACCACTGGGACGGGTAATTCCGCGCCGTGTAGATCGTTCCACCCGCAGCCGCGGTGTAGCCACCATGATAGTCGACTTGGCGAATTTTCTTGTCGAGTGCGCTGAACTTATCCGTCGGTGAAATCTTTTGGAGCGTGCTAGGCGACCAGCCTGCAACTTGATCGAAATAGCGATTGGGGATCGGCATGTGAACACTTGGGCAACCGTTGGCAGTTGATCCGAACACGTAGCCTTCTTCGCTGAACCCAAGTCCCCAAGTGTTGTTATTCGTTGCCCGCATGAACTCCAGCGCGTCGACTCGGACCGTATCGTCATCGAAATCGCTCGATGCCTGCTCGGCAGGTAGACCCGATTGCTTATCGAGTGCAAATGCCGGCGCCGTCTTGTCCGACGCACCATCGCGAACTTTGAATCGCCAGAAACCTTGACGGAATCGCATTTGTGGTTCGCCATTGATGATCGGCTCGGAGTTGTTGTACCCTTGCATGCCCCAAATCCAGTTGTCGGGACCATACTGGAAATTACTAACGCCACCGTGCGTGTCACCCATCGACCAACCTGTGATTAGCTCTTGCCGAAAATCGGCAACGTCGTCGTCGTCAACATCCTTGAGATAAATCGTTTTTGCGCCGTTCTGTACGATCACGCCACCGCGATAGCAAACCAGCGTTGACGGAATACTGAGGTGTTGGGCAAAGACAGTGAACTTGTCGGCTTGGCCATCATTGTCAGTGTCTTCGCATATTCGGACGCGGTCGCGTCCTTGGCCGGGTGACGACTGTAATTCATTAGGATAGTCCACAGTTTCGCAGACCCACAAACGACCACGCTCATCCCAAGTCATGGCAATCGGCTTGCCGGTCAGGCCCGCGAACTTCTCAGCGGCTCGTGAATCGTCGGGCCAATTTTTCTCAGACTCTTCGGCCCATAGCGACAGATGAAAGTCATCAGGAACGGAATACGCCTTGATGGA
This genomic window from Allorhodopirellula heiligendammensis contains:
- a CDS encoding endo-1,4-beta-xylanase; this encodes MLLRLSALIGSALLFSSLGLAQDAIPVDDWKPATTNQDGKDFPQVNSEGRIRFRVVAPDAKSVSCSFRDSSEFVKDDKGVWTGYTRKLDEGFHYYTINIDGAEIPDPNSKYFFGAMRWGSGVEVPANDEDFYAVKKVEHGQIREVLFYSESTEQDRRAFVYTPPEYDNDQDKRYPVLYLQHGWGENEYGWSVQGHAGLIMDNLIAEGDVKPFIIVMTYGMTNDVRPGGMGGFDISDFETVLVKELIPYVDTNFRTLTDQPNRAMAGLSMGSMETKAITLRNLDTFSHIGLFSGATISTDDVKNTEGFKDKVKLVFVSYGSKEVGGGNRPRRGGDPEATTKALKDEGINSHYYLSPDTAHEWQSWRRSLREFAPLLFVRKVGDISQATAATRDLPKPEPRTPQSMERVSNVHIDTIIKDAFKDSFRIGTAGDFPARYSNDELKIATEHFNAVTPENCMKPERVHPAENTWRFELPDALVAWAKDNYMSVHGHTLVWHAQTSDWFFRDGDRDVVTQRLKEHINTLVGRYKGKIRSWDVVNEAINDGGNSETGQTENLRSSQWMKTLGPEYLTLAFKFAHEADPDALLYYNDYNIESGPKHASSMVLLKRLLEDGAPIQAVGIQGHWTTGRVPYDDIDKAISDYASLGLKVSITELDVTIRGASGGQFGGGFGRRRVGSGEPASAEDLAAQAEAYAKLFAIFRKHEDVIERVTFWGLNDRRTWRFGQHPLIFDANSNLKPAYAAIVNDAGLSDAATSSASPVADK
- a CDS encoding PVC-type heme-binding CxxCH protein translates to MTSFFQHVLVAGILFAGLVTSSSAVADRSKLTVLMLGDSGFHKPSEFYRHVAEPLGEQSIELQYTEDLSDINADNLAKYDGLMIFANVERITPEAEAALLNFVEQGGGLIPIHCASFCFLNSPKYIDLVGGQFKSHGFTSFETKIVAPDHEIMAGLKPIKSMDESYRHGRLNPDKTVLETRSSESGPVSDENGEPYTWIRNSGKGRVFYTAWGHDHRTWSNVDFQNLLARGVLWACGQTLTTAVAGADDAAQSNVNAVAQANRTFTKPEMTPPSTGDDNFSFTDVGAKIPNYTPGASWGTQEAPLTLMQDPVPAEESIKAYSVPDDFHLSLWAEESEKNWPDDSRAAEKFAGLTGKPIAMTWDERGRLWVCETVDYPNELQSSPGQGRDRVRICEDTDNDGQADKFTVFAQHLSIPSTLVCYRGGVIVQNGAKTIYLKDVDDDDVADFRQELITGWSMGDTHGGVSNFQYGPDNWIWGMQGYNNSEPIINGEPQMRFRQGFWRFKVRDGASDKTAPAFALDKQSGLPAEQASSDFDDDTVRVDALEFMRATNNNTWGLGFSEEGYVFGSTANGCPSVHMPIPNRYFDQVAGWSPSTLQKISPTDKFSALDKKIRQVDYHGGYTAAAGGTIYTARNYPSQWWNKVQMVCEPTGHIVGGFVLEKDGAGYRSNNMFNVVASIDDWAAPIMSEVGPDGNVWVLDWYNYIIQHNPTPNGFRTGKGAAYESDLRDKRFGRIYRMLYREDSAPTHSMQLADASDADLVEALKSDNFFWRRTAQRLLVERNATDKKTLEDLVALVDNQTTDDIGLNAAAMHAIWTLSGLADGGSEDASSPLVAACEKGFTHPSSPVRSAAVANCAADQVKLAVESGVLKDTDPRVQLSALLRIADEKDPVSGESLAAIVIGANSIASDNTLMDAWTSAASTTPVETLVALINANSNSNARNLAARVAVLAEHIARSEPTAEKISSLLDVDPASPLTISLWEGLAKGWPKDLTITLSDADQAKFRDRFLSADTSVESKAALLAVADKWSIKNLDDAVSSIQDQLFATALDSDAKTDERLTAWDQAIKLAPNSSRILDAINSMLNPQLAPATGAMVIESLGSARVPGLAEELIAIRGKLGPKMAGDILTLLLARADTTTELMQAIADGKIPFTELQLDQRQALLNHPTRSIANRARDLMEMKGATVASNRQALVDEWLAVADTEGNLQNGMAMYTKHCALCHKHGDLGVSIGPNLTGMAVHPKEEILVNVLDPNRSVENNFRTYQILTLDGAVLTGMLAGESANSLRLIDTQGKEQQVLREDIEQMNAAAKSLMPEGFESQITKQEMSDLLTFLANRGRYTPLSLSAAATISGPKGLPGFRGNRGDKFELNSYGNIEVEGIPFELQNPEDGRVANIVALQNSGGRVPSTLPSSVSVPCSGNVAAIHMLGGVTAFGFPMNRDETSSLIVRCQYEDGTSVDHELINDKHTANYQEKTDVPESKFAIDANGKQIRYLKIAIDGSKPLKGIDFVKGDNRSTPLVFAVTVESADGDKAEDTVAMQEKAPAAAAQAPPRRRGGGGFGGPIQLGPDDVAVFAAPPEGFKSKIDVPHGKLETIEYDSKTVGTTRKMQVYTPPGYSSDKKYPVLYLLHGIGGDETEWQRFSSPNLILDNLIAVGKAVPMIVVMPNGRAQKNDRAEGNVMASAPAFAAFERDLLDDVIPAIESKYSVDARPEKRAIAGLSMGGGQSFNFGLGNLDTFAWIGPFSAAPNTKPAGELIPNVDDAKAKLKLLWISCGNKDGLIAISQNVHQFLKKNGIEHVWHVDGHGHDPQHWSSSLYWFAQSVFQDKPAGNAKQKNPVVGKWTGTVNTQIGDQAYVFVIHSEDGKVGGSAVMTLNGATHNSTLSNVKVDDEKVSFDELMNYQGNDLTIRYSGDLSGNEMKLTRKVGDFATEEFTAKRAD